One region of Hydrogenobaculum sp. Y04AAS1 genomic DNA includes:
- a CDS encoding methyl-accepting chemotaxis protein — MKGIFCKDLIDENAELKHKLELLEKEKEELSRRYEELKNKHQSELSSVKSSLEDYKSKFDNILREKDTLAEKLNSLQQDLSTFKEKAKLGFDLLNALQSEGAFVVTPDFKPGKEGNELVYINKRGIEILKKEGDTINRTFGYNIDWSNPLGTSIHKFHKDPERIKELFKALKPGEVLKNTDIHMGNTVVESYRTAIYDDDGNVINYAAVWKDATSDRMVDNMYYSTLPTLAKLYHTMSLIEGYRYRVETQVRNFEEDLGAVINAITEVNQSISDLTNAIHSIKEVQTELSNNVESGFKKLEDTTKNIDLSVSAIENVSSSSEKLRKSIASINQIVEVIMDITEQTNLLSLNAAIEAARAGEVGRGFAVVADEVRKLAEKTSKSAISIKDLIENIVEETKISISKTEEAKKIIVKNKEYVEDLKQGFSSIKHSFEELSMLISKQSTATEEQSAVIHSITQNIHSLGDSLGKIKQTIEQQEPVVENAINFSENSFVSLKAIKPGYFGEIYQRAVDHGKFMLNVLKMVEDKISFSVPDHTQCAFGKWYYDPNTRSMVQKCSSSASAIFEETENPHKYYHQIGMDIEKLKRQGKKNELYEKLIELTDYSSTIVDKITSLAESLKGC; from the coding sequence ATGAAGGGAATCTTTTGCAAGGATTTAATTGACGAGAATGCTGAGCTAAAGCATAAGTTAGAGCTTTTAGAAAAAGAGAAAGAGGAACTCTCAAGAAGATATGAAGAACTAAAAAACAAACATCAATCGGAGCTTTCAAGTGTAAAAAGCTCTTTAGAAGATTATAAATCAAAGTTTGACAACATATTGAGAGAGAAAGACACCCTTGCTGAAAAATTAAACTCTTTACAACAAGATTTATCCACCTTCAAGGAAAAGGCAAAACTTGGTTTTGATCTTTTAAATGCCCTTCAGTCAGAAGGTGCTTTTGTAGTAACACCAGATTTTAAACCGGGCAAAGAAGGAAATGAGCTTGTTTATATAAATAAAAGAGGTATTGAGATACTTAAAAAAGAAGGGGATACTATAAATAGAACATTTGGCTACAACATAGACTGGTCAAACCCGTTGGGTACATCTATCCATAAATTCCACAAGGACCCAGAGCGTATAAAAGAGCTTTTTAAAGCCCTAAAACCCGGTGAGGTCTTGAAAAACACAGATATTCATATGGGCAATACCGTTGTAGAATCTTACAGAACAGCCATATACGACGATGACGGTAACGTTATAAACTACGCCGCTGTTTGGAAAGACGCCACTTCAGATAGAATGGTGGATAACATGTATTATTCCACATTACCCACATTAGCCAAGCTATATCATACTATGTCTTTGATAGAAGGATACAGATATAGAGTAGAAACCCAAGTTAGAAACTTTGAAGAAGACCTTGGTGCTGTTATAAATGCTATTACAGAGGTAAACCAAAGCATATCTGATCTTACCAACGCTATCCATAGTATAAAAGAGGTTCAAACAGAGCTTTCAAACAATGTTGAATCTGGTTTTAAAAAGCTTGAAGACACTACCAAAAATATAGATCTTTCCGTAAGTGCTATAGAAAATGTGTCCAGCAGCTCTGAAAAGCTCAGAAAAAGTATTGCCTCTATAAATCAGATAGTAGAGGTAATCATGGATATTACAGAGCAAACCAACTTGCTATCTTTAAATGCAGCTATAGAAGCAGCTCGCGCTGGTGAGGTAGGAAGAGGTTTTGCCGTTGTGGCAGATGAAGTGAGAAAACTTGCAGAAAAAACATCAAAATCTGCCATAAGCATAAAAGATCTCATAGAAAATATCGTAGAAGAGACAAAGATCTCCATATCAAAAACCGAAGAAGCCAAGAAAATCATCGTCAAAAACAAAGAGTATGTGGAAGACCTAAAACAAGGTTTTTCAAGTATTAAACACAGTTTTGAAGAGCTTTCTATGCTTATATCAAAGCAAAGCACCGCTACGGAAGAGCAATCTGCTGTTATTCACAGCATAACCCAAAATATACATTCTCTTGGAGATTCTTTGGGTAAAATAAAGCAAACCATAGAACAACAAGAACCGGTTGTTGAAAATGCCATCAATTTTTCAGAAAACTCGTTTGTTTCTCTAAAAGCCATAAAACCAGGGTACTTTGGAGAGATATATCAAAGAGCAGTGGATCACGGAAAGTTTATGCTAAATGTACTTAAGATGGTTGAAGATAAGATAAGCTTTAGTGTGCCAGATCATACTCAATGTGCTTTTGGAAAATGGTATTACGATCCAAATACAAGAAGTATGGTGCAAAAATGCAGTTCATCTGCAAGTGCAATATTTGAAGAGACGGAAAATCCTCATAAGTATTACCATCAAATAGGTATGGATATAGAAAAGCTGAAAAGACAGGGTAAGAAAAATGAGCTTTATGAGAAACTTATAGAGCTTACAGATTATTCTTCTACTATTGTAGATAAAATAACAAGCCTTGCAGAAAGTTTAAAAGGATGTTAA
- a CDS encoding chemotaxis protein: protein MESGIVDRGRLDDRGTLDDRGTLVAPKKSNSGLPEVLRTGANELEIVDFRIFEDKEDGSRYEWIMGVNVAKVREVLRLPEITKVPNMPPQVEGMAEIRGELIPVVSLSKWMGLAEPLKYKKYVLYMEFLREKVGIIIHDAKRIRRISWADIKEAPVILNQKLNGRITGVVETEEGLLLILDFEGILNDMGLLNVFDADYLEKAKDEQEETFTIYMADDSSTARNLLKSMLTKLGHEVVIFENGEELWNALENLLEKAKKENKNISNYVQLVITDLEMPKMDGLTLTKKLKSTPGLMHIPVVVNTTLSDEANRMKAKSVGADDFIVKFDAKELADIVNRVALRVKGE, encoded by the coding sequence ATGGAAAGCGGCATAGTAGATCGTGGCAGACTTGATGATCGTGGCACCCTTGATGATCGTGGCACCCTTGTAGCTCCTAAAAAATCAAACAGCGGCTTACCGGAAGTATTGAGGACTGGTGCAAATGAGCTTGAAATAGTAGATTTTAGAATCTTTGAAGATAAAGAAGATGGTTCTCGTTATGAATGGATAATGGGAGTTAACGTAGCAAAAGTAAGGGAAGTGCTGAGGCTTCCAGAGATTACGAAGGTTCCAAACATGCCTCCTCAAGTAGAGGGTATGGCGGAGATAAGGGGAGAGCTGATACCTGTTGTTAGTTTATCAAAGTGGATGGGCTTGGCTGAGCCTCTTAAGTATAAAAAATACGTTCTTTATATGGAGTTTTTAAGAGAAAAAGTAGGCATCATAATCCACGATGCTAAGCGTATAAGAAGAATATCGTGGGCAGATATAAAAGAGGCTCCTGTTATATTAAATCAAAAATTGAATGGACGTATTACAGGTGTAGTGGAAACTGAAGAGGGTCTTCTTCTTATACTTGATTTTGAAGGCATACTAAACGATATGGGTCTTTTAAATGTTTTTGATGCAGATTATCTTGAAAAGGCAAAAGATGAGCAAGAAGAGACATTTACTATATACATGGCCGATGATTCAAGCACCGCTAGAAATTTACTAAAGAGTATGCTGACGAAATTGGGTCACGAGGTGGTTATATTTGAGAATGGAGAAGAACTTTGGAACGCTTTAGAAAATCTATTAGAAAAAGCAAAAAAAGAAAATAAAAATATATCAAACTACGTTCAGCTTGTGATAACAGACCTTGAAATGCCAAAAATGGATGGGCTTACCCTTACTAAGAAGTTAAAATCCACACCTGGACTTATGCATATACCAGTGGTAGTAAATACTACTTTAAGTGACGAAGCAAACAGAATGAAAGCAAAATCTGTAGGAGCTGATGATTTTATAGTGAAGTTTGATGCAAAAGAACTAGCAGATATTGTAAATAGAGTTGCTTTAAGGGTAAAAGGAGAGTGA
- a CDS encoding chemotaxis response regulator CheY, with translation MPLPPRDIRILVVDDMSTMRRVIKSILNQLGYSNIEEAENGKDALSKLSSSNYDFVLTDWNMPEMDGLELVKTIRQDPNLKDLPILMVTAEAKKENVLEALKTGVNNYIVKPFTAEILKEKIEKIFK, from the coding sequence ATGCCTTTACCACCAAGAGATATTAGAATACTGGTAGTAGACGATATGTCCACTATGAGAAGAGTTATCAAAAGCATACTAAACCAGCTTGGATATTCAAACATTGAAGAGGCTGAAAATGGTAAAGATGCCCTTTCAAAACTATCTTCTTCTAATTATGATTTTGTTTTGACAGACTGGAACATGCCAGAGATGGATGGTTTGGAGCTTGTAAAAACCATAAGACAAGACCCAAATCTAAAAGATTTACCTATATTGATGGTAACAGCGGAAGCTAAAAAAGAAAACGTGCTTGAGGCTTTAAAGACCGGTGTAAATAACTATATAGTGAAGCCTTTTACAGCGGAAATTTTGAAAGAAAAGATAGAGAAAATTTTTAAATAG
- a CDS encoding sulfite exporter TauE/SafE family protein produces the protein MIDLYNVTTSSNIWVTLLTAYLLGIIHGITPDEHTWPITFSYSVGSYSAKKGFLVGLSFSLAFTLQRAIASELAYFSLVNFLKIPILEYIIYILVGLAMAFGGLYIFKYKDMFHIHFGKIDTSHHKEALLGHTIDDTREVITIKMAMLHGFIAGWGFGAFAIIIYTVLAPSMPNAYAGWLPGFMFGLGTTTVQVIMGTLFGLLGKSLNLPQEISRKIARTTAARTLFFGGILFFIVGVLGLSKPEWLGFSIKTPLRIHNLHNLDIGFFLVIITVMGIGLSSMVIETIKYKKYYKA, from the coding sequence ATGATAGACTTATACAACGTAACGACATCTTCTAACATATGGGTAACGCTACTAACAGCTTACTTGTTGGGGATAATACACGGCATAACACCGGATGAACATACTTGGCCTATAACATTTAGCTATTCCGTTGGAAGCTACTCAGCGAAAAAAGGGTTTTTAGTGGGTTTATCTTTTTCGCTAGCTTTTACGCTACAAAGGGCTATAGCCAGCGAGCTAGCTTATTTTTCTTTGGTAAACTTCCTAAAAATACCTATCTTAGAATACATCATATACATACTTGTAGGGTTAGCTATGGCCTTCGGTGGGCTATATATATTCAAATACAAAGACATGTTTCATATACACTTTGGCAAGATAGACACCTCGCATCACAAAGAGGCACTTCTTGGACATACCATAGATGATACTCGCGAAGTTATAACTATAAAGATGGCAATGTTGCATGGATTTATAGCAGGGTGGGGTTTTGGGGCTTTTGCAATAATTATATATACCGTGCTGGCTCCTTCTATGCCAAACGCCTACGCTGGTTGGTTGCCGGGATTTATGTTTGGGCTTGGTACTACAACGGTGCAAGTAATTATGGGTACATTGTTTGGACTTCTTGGTAAATCCTTAAATTTACCACAAGAGATATCAAGAAAAATAGCAAGAACTACCGCTGCAAGAACGCTATTTTTTGGTGGTATTTTGTTTTTTATAGTTGGGGTGTTGGGGCTTTCAAAACCAGAATGGTTAGGGTTTAGCATAAAAACACCTTTGAGAATTCACAACCTTCACAACCTTGATATAGGATTTTTTTTAGTGATAATAACAGTTATGGGAATAGGCTTGTCTAGTATGGTAATCGAAACAATAAAATATAAAAAATACTATAAAGCGTAG
- a CDS encoding protein phosphatase CheZ — MGVSDLNDIIKQLLEEIKNLETKVEDIKAPIEETSNLLPSASASLQDVIEFTEKSTHQIMSLLDAIETNSKKIDEDISTLLKLKPTKTINGILEEIKSLNQDNLNKLIEIYTAMSFQDITAQQIKKVIQAIEDTKRRLLQMVVSSIEASEKDETTKEKIIGKATEILTGDRINQDDVDELLKEFGL, encoded by the coding sequence ATGGGGGTAAGTGATTTGAACGATATCATAAAGCAACTGCTAGAAGAAATTAAAAACTTAGAGACCAAAGTAGAGGATATAAAAGCTCCTATAGAGGAGACATCTAACTTACTTCCATCTGCTAGCGCTTCTTTGCAAGATGTGATTGAGTTTACCGAAAAAAGTACACATCAAATCATGAGCCTTTTGGATGCCATAGAGACGAATTCTAAAAAGATAGATGAAGATATAAGTACCTTATTAAAATTAAAACCCACAAAAACCATAAACGGTATTTTGGAAGAGATAAAATCTTTAAACCAAGATAATCTCAATAAGCTTATAGAAATATACACTGCAATGTCTTTTCAAGATATTACAGCTCAGCAGATAAAGAAAGTAATACAGGCTATAGAGGATACAAAGAGAAGGCTTCTTCAAATGGTGGTAAGCTCTATAGAAGCCAGCGAAAAGGATGAAACTACCAAAGAAAAAATTATAGGTAAAGCAACGGAGATTTTAACTGGAGACCGCATAAACCAAGACGATGTAGATGAACTATTAAAAGAATTTGGACTTTAG
- a CDS encoding type III pantothenate kinase, whose amino-acid sequence MKILDIGNTRIKYYEVKSIDSIDVIFDISAKRPTLECYIENYKEEIYAISTNKEFEDFIIINKLRKIDTSLFEKLTDFKSPYEEYGIDRLINSYAASKLYSSNVLVVSMGSAITYDIVKNSKIEYGYITLGLIQRKECLSISVPHLQMPTNELEKARNFQKPSNTQEAIAYGIAKELLSTINTIKSEENVEVVITGGDANFFEDMFTIDKFLTPKGIFLAFKK is encoded by the coding sequence TTGAAGATATTGGATATAGGTAACACTAGGATAAAGTACTATGAGGTAAAGTCTATAGATAGCATAGATGTTATATTTGACATATCTGCAAAAAGACCAACGTTAGAATGTTATATCGAAAACTATAAAGAAGAAATTTACGCCATATCCACCAACAAGGAGTTTGAAGATTTTATCATAATAAATAAATTAAGAAAAATAGACACATCTCTATTTGAAAAGCTTACAGACTTCAAAAGTCCATACGAGGAATATGGCATAGATAGACTCATAAACTCCTACGCAGCTTCAAAGCTTTACTCCAGCAACGTTTTAGTGGTGAGTATGGGAAGCGCTATCACATACGATATAGTGAAAAATTCCAAAATAGAGTATGGATATATAACACTTGGTTTGATCCAAAGAAAAGAATGTTTAAGTATAAGCGTACCGCATTTACAGATGCCAACAAACGAATTAGAAAAAGCAAGAAATTTCCAAAAACCGTCAAACACACAAGAAGCCATAGCATACGGCATAGCAAAAGAGCTTCTTAGTACTATAAACACAATAAAAAGCGAGGAAAACGTGGAAGTTGTTATCACAGGAGGAGATGCAAATTTTTTTGAGGACATGTTTACCATAGACAAATTTCTTACGCCAAAAGGCATATTTTTGGCTTTTAAAAAATAA
- a CDS encoding sulfite exporter TauE/SafE family protein, whose amino-acid sequence MITSIFGLTTNYVLIFISGFLSFVHCYGMCGVFPASVSKLSEENNIKNIIYLFLYNLGRMLSYMFLGFLVSFGSMKFGVFVSNIKYISGVFSVAIGILMAFIGLKLIFGKAIGSIGFLNPLYEGIIYIINVLSSTKSIFSPFLIGIFNGFLPCPMVYGFLLLAALSKSPIQGILIMFSFGLGTMFTMFSFGFLSKYLIKLKHQAVYKLIGVILIYFSYESIARVYMSIYNCR is encoded by the coding sequence ATGATAACAAGCATATTCGGTTTAACCACAAACTATGTGCTTATATTTATCTCGGGATTTCTATCGTTTGTACACTGCTACGGCATGTGTGGAGTATTTCCGGCTAGCGTATCGAAGCTAAGCGAAGAAAATAATATAAAAAATATCATTTATCTTTTTCTTTACAACTTAGGTAGAATGCTATCTTATATGTTTCTTGGTTTTTTGGTAAGCTTCGGGAGTATGAAGTTTGGGGTTTTTGTAAGCAATATAAAGTATATTTCCGGAGTATTTTCGGTAGCTATAGGCATATTAATGGCCTTCATAGGTCTAAAGCTGATTTTTGGGAAAGCCATAGGTAGCATAGGCTTTTTAAACCCTCTTTACGAAGGTATCATATATATAATAAACGTTTTATCCAGCACGAAAAGCATTTTTTCACCATTTTTAATAGGGATTTTTAACGGGTTTTTACCATGCCCTATGGTTTATGGGTTTTTGCTTTTGGCAGCTCTTTCTAAAAGCCCGATACAAGGCATCCTCATAATGTTTAGTTTTGGATTGGGAACCATGTTTACAATGTTTAGCTTTGGATTTTTATCAAAATACCTTATTAAACTGAAACATCAAGCTGTATATAAATTAATAGGTGTGATACTCATATACTTTTCTTACGAATCCATAGCAAGAGTTTATATGAGTATATACAATTGCAGATGA
- a CDS encoding methyl-accepting chemotaxis protein, producing MEEQFQQQAHDLVDAGKNETTLTRDENSNLSKKDIVKEAVKETEEIKEMVDSLSKIAKQTNLLALNAAIEAARVGEVGKGFAVVASEFRKLAENTNKIATNIKRLMLSIEEKLDTLNKEEV from the coding sequence ATGGAAGAGCAATTTCAACAACAAGCCCATGATTTAGTAGATGCGGGAAAAAACGAGACGACACTAACACGGGATGAAAATTCTAATCTAAGCAAAAAAGATATTGTAAAAGAGGCTGTTAAAGAGACCGAAGAGATAAAAGAGATGGTAGATAGTCTTTCTAAGATAGCCAAGCAAACAAACTTACTTGCTTTAAACGCTGCCATAGAGGCAGCTAGAGTCGGTGAAGTTGGCAAGGGCTTTGCGGTGGTGGCTTCTGAGTTTAGAAAGCTCGCAGAAAATACAAACAAAATAGCCACCAACATAAAAAGGCTTATGCTTTCTATAGAAGAAAAGCTTGACACTCTTAATAAAGAAGAGGTCTAA
- a CDS encoding twin-arginine translocase TatA/TatE family subunit: MFGDLFDNPLKLVLIFAIVLVLFGANKLPEMGKGLGEGIRNFKKALSGEAEEKKEEEKPKEAN, translated from the coding sequence ATGTTTGGAGATTTATTTGACAATCCATTAAAGCTTGTGCTTATATTTGCAATAGTTTTGGTGCTTTTTGGAGCAAACAAACTACCAGAAATGGGTAAAGGTTTAGGAGAAGGTATTAGAAACTTTAAAAAGGCACTTTCCGGAGAAGCAGAGGAAAAGAAAGAAGAGGAGAAACCAAAAGAAGCCAATTAA
- the guaB gene encoding IMP dehydrogenase, with the protein MLEHNLREYYSFDDVLLEPAYAEFLPYEADVSTYLTKKIKLNIPIVSAAMDTVTEYKMAIAMARKGGIGIIHRNMTPEEQAKEVELVKKSESGMILKPITIKSTDTVQEAKKLMDKYKISGLPVVDDDGKLIGILTNRDLRFVKHQDFSKPISMFMTSKNLITAKEGISLEDATEILRAHKIEKLPIVDDEGKVKGLITIKDIMKRIQYPEAVKDKYGRLMVGAAIGTGPDTMHRLELLVNAGVDVIAVDTAHGHSKRVLEVIEQVKSKYPDLQVIGGNIATPKAVEDLVKAGVDAVKVGIGPGSICTTRIVSGVGVPQLSAVAHCYEVAKKYDIPIIADGGIRHSGDIVKAIAAGASSVMLGNLLAGTDEAPGEHIFYQGRAYKVYRGMGSLGAMMSRRSADRYSQENLEKFVPEGIEGRVPYKGSVIDVLYQLVGGLKSGMGYTGSPNIKALQENTRFIKITQAGYRESHVHDVAITKEAPNYSLEP; encoded by the coding sequence ATGTTAGAGCATAACCTTAGAGAATATTATTCATTTGACGATGTGCTGCTGGAGCCAGCTTACGCTGAATTTTTACCTTATGAAGCGGATGTATCTACATATCTTACCAAGAAAATAAAACTAAATATACCAATAGTATCTGCCGCTATGGACACTGTCACAGAGTACAAAATGGCTATAGCCATGGCAAGAAAAGGCGGTATTGGTATTATCCACAGAAACATGACCCCAGAAGAACAGGCAAAAGAAGTGGAACTCGTAAAAAAATCCGAAAGCGGCATGATACTAAAACCAATCACTATAAAAAGCACAGATACAGTCCAGGAAGCAAAAAAGCTCATGGATAAGTACAAAATATCTGGTCTTCCAGTGGTGGACGACGACGGAAAACTCATAGGCATTCTTACAAACAGAGATTTAAGATTTGTAAAACATCAGGATTTTTCCAAACCTATCTCTATGTTTATGACCTCTAAAAACCTCATCACAGCAAAAGAGGGAATATCCCTCGAAGATGCCACTGAGATATTAAGAGCCCACAAGATAGAAAAACTACCTATAGTAGACGACGAAGGTAAAGTGAAAGGGCTAATCACCATAAAAGATATAATGAAGCGTATTCAATATCCAGAAGCTGTAAAAGACAAATATGGAAGGCTTATGGTAGGGGCTGCCATAGGCACAGGTCCAGATACAATGCACCGTTTGGAGCTTTTAGTAAACGCTGGAGTTGATGTAATAGCAGTAGACACAGCCCATGGACATTCTAAAAGAGTTTTAGAAGTAATAGAGCAAGTAAAATCAAAATACCCAGATTTGCAGGTTATAGGTGGCAACATAGCTACTCCAAAAGCTGTAGAAGACCTTGTTAAAGCAGGAGTTGATGCGGTAAAAGTAGGTATAGGTCCAGGGTCCATATGCACTACCCGTATAGTGAGTGGCGTAGGGGTACCGCAGTTAAGCGCAGTAGCACATTGTTATGAAGTCGCCAAAAAATACGATATACCAATCATAGCGGATGGTGGTATAAGACACTCAGGGGATATAGTAAAGGCTATAGCAGCAGGTGCTAGTTCTGTAATGCTCGGGAACTTGTTGGCTGGTACAGACGAGGCACCTGGCGAGCACATATTCTATCAGGGCAGAGCTTACAAAGTGTATAGAGGCATGGGTTCTCTTGGGGCTATGATGTCAAGACGCTCAGCAGATAGATACTCCCAAGAAAATTTAGAAAAATTTGTACCAGAGGGCATAGAAGGAAGAGTACCTTACAAGGGCAGTGTTATAGATGTTTTGTATCAGCTTGTAGGTGGGCTTAAATCTGGTATGGGATACACCGGAAGTCCAAACATAAAAGCTTTACAAGAAAACACGAGGTTTATAAAGATAACCCAAGCAGGGTATAGAGAATCTCACGTTCACGATGTGGCAATAACAAAAGAAGCTCCAAACTACTCTTTAGAACCTTGA
- a CDS encoding GTP-binding protein, translated as MISSFVITGFLGAGKTTFMLKAVKEHFKDKKVAVIVNEIGDVGVDGKILQNVYSNVLELSEGCICCTLQAEFEKGVYEILEKYNPDFLFVETSGASNPFPIMLSLQNIGSLLEGVVCVVDAKNFHNYKSNETFKYQIGSSNIIVINKIDLVSEKELENIENEVKVIKKEYNLRDFLTSEEFFKDFKIYKSKYGQVDENLFKHVYPIRDLPNLPVNLAGVNHLEESHIGEFVVFLEKEIFYDELEQKLKNIPKNIYRIKGIVRLKDFQTPMVVNYVFGYTELSPIEKYDGKSFLVFIGENIKKENVFVL; from the coding sequence TGCTGGTAAAACTACTTTTATGCTAAAAGCTGTAAAAGAGCATTTTAAAGATAAAAAAGTAGCTGTTATTGTAAACGAGATTGGTGATGTAGGTGTTGATGGTAAAATACTTCAAAATGTTTATTCTAACGTGCTTGAGCTTTCAGAGGGTTGTATATGCTGCACTTTGCAGGCGGAGTTTGAAAAAGGCGTTTACGAGATTTTAGAAAAATACAATCCAGATTTTCTTTTTGTAGAAACCTCTGGAGCTTCAAATCCCTTTCCTATCATGTTAAGCCTTCAAAATATAGGTTCTTTGTTAGAAGGTGTTGTATGTGTTGTAGATGCAAAAAATTTTCATAACTATAAATCTAACGAAACTTTTAAATATCAAATAGGCAGCTCAAATATAATAGTTATAAATAAGATAGATTTGGTATCTGAAAAAGAATTAGAAAATATAGAGAACGAGGTAAAAGTCATAAAGAAAGAGTATAATCTAAGAGATTTTCTAACCTCAGAAGAATTTTTTAAAGATTTTAAAATCTATAAAAGTAAATACGGCCAAGTAGACGAAAATTTGTTTAAACACGTCTATCCTATAAGAGATTTACCAAATCTACCAGTCAATTTAGCTGGAGTAAACCATCTTGAAGAATCCCATATAGGGGAGTTTGTGGTATTTTTAGAAAAAGAGATATTTTACGATGAATTGGAGCAGAAGTTAAAAAATATACCTAAAAATATATACAGGATAAAAGGTATCGTGAGGCTTAAAGATTTTCAAACTCCTATGGTTGTCAACTATGTGTTTGGTTATACGGAGTTAAGCCCCATAGAAAAATACGATGGTAAGTCTTTTTTAGTATTTATTGGTGAGAATATCAAAAAAGAAAATGTTTTTGTATTATAA
- a CDS encoding helix-turn-helix domain-containing protein, which translates to MNTKKKYISVKELAELLGCSTKTVYRMIQCGRFWTEDGDRIVKLNGAYRIPLSAIKRLEAEEV; encoded by the coding sequence GTGAATACTAAAAAGAAGTATATTAGCGTTAAAGAATTGGCGGAGCTACTTGGCTGTAGCACAAAAACAGTCTATCGCATGATACAATGCGGTAGGTTTTGGACAGAAGATGGAGATAGGATAGTGAAGTTAAATGGAGCCTATAGGATACCGCTTTCAGCTATAAAAAGACTAGAAGCTGAAGAAGTATGA
- a CDS encoding twin-arginine translocase TatA/TatE family subunit → MFHMPNITELIVILFVVFLLFGANKLPEAGKGLGEGIRNFKKALSGEDDKSREKEVKAEEVK, encoded by the coding sequence ATGTTTCATATGCCAAACATTACTGAGCTCATTGTTATATTGTTTGTGGTATTTCTTCTTTTTGGTGCAAATAAACTGCCAGAGGCTGGCAAAGGTTTAGGAGAAGGTATTAGAAACTTCAAAAAAGCACTTTCGGGGGAAGACGATAAATCAAGGGAAAAAGAGGTAAAAGCAGAAGAGGTGAAGTAA